The stretch of DNA TGTGTGCTTTGATATGAGTAGAAACAATGAGAAAAACCAGGAGTCAATGCGTATGAACGAAACCGAGAGTATAGGCTTATTTGAGCAGACTCAGCTAGCTGTGCAGCCGCTGGTTGACAGTGGTAATTTCCGGCTGGAGATTCTCGAATATGAATCTCGCCCTCTGGATGTACGTGTTCTTCTGTGTTCAACGGAAATTGATATTATGTTTGCATTTTATACTATGCCGGGTGGAGAGGAAGTACGGTGCGGTTTCAGGGCAAATGCATCCGGGAAAACATTTGGAGCACCTTTCTTTTTTTCAACTTTCGGCATTGATATTCCCATGACTGCTGATGACCTTGCAAAAGAACGGAAAGCATATGAGAAATCCCTTCAGGAATTTGAAAACTTGCATCTTAAGGATATAACATATACAGAATGGTGTATCAGTAATTTTTCCCATAAAAAAAGAAGTCCTCTTGAAGACACCGGGTACATGCAGGAATTATCTCGGTTATCAACCGAAATTGTAAAAAATATGCCGGAAATTCTTGAGTTGCTCTCTCCGGAAAATGTTGAAGGGACATACGAGCGTTATAGAATGGAAGTGAAGAAAGATGATGAAATACGTAGGGAAAACATAAGACTCTTGTCGTTGGCCCGCTCGAAAAAACGGACCGGGAGTACAAACTAATATTCTAGGCAACCCTTGGAGGCCGTTCATGGGAAAAATTGAAGAGATTAAGGAAGCGATAAGCGGGATCTGGAGTTTATCGTCCCGGTATATTGTCACCTATCATGTTTCACAGGATACCGTCGATATTTTATTCAGGGAATTAGCTATTCTCATTCATCAGGAAAATGATAAGACCATTGCGGCTTATCGTATTTTGTCTACTTGGAATCGTAGATATACTTTTATCAAAGGACGGGAAGAGCTCGCACGGGATAAAAAAATGATCATTTTTCCCTGCAAGAACATCTTCCGGCTGCTTGGAATACGTTATTCATACGAGCCAAAAGGGTATCTTGCCGATCTGGGTGAATTATGCCAGCTGATTCAGGATAATTCGTCTCAGCTTATTGAAGCGTTTTCTGAGAAAAATATTGAGAAGACCTATCATGCGTTAATCGCATTGAAAGGCAATAATGATGAGGAAATTCAGAAAACGCTCCAGCAGTATTCTGATTATTCACACCCCCCACCTGATACACTAAGGAGTTCCTCTTTAAATACATGCAATGAACTCTACCCGAGGTAAAAAATATGGATCCAAACGACATTCAGAAAAATTATCAGGTTATCGATGCTGCATCCCACGATTTACTGCAGTTTTTCGGACCGAAGTTCACCAGTCTCCCCAAAGGACATATCGAAACTGATATTTCTGCTGCGGCGAGCCTTGGGGGTCTCATGGTATTAAGGCATCAGTTCCCCGGGATTGGTTCATGGGAAGAAAGAGGGACGGTTGCTTATCAGATGGATGAAGAGCTTAAGGATATGCGGATGTTCATCAACGGGGCATGCGGGAGCCTTAATCTGGATCCGAATCAGTGTTCGTCTGCCATACCCGATGCAAATCAGCCTGTCTACAGTGTCCCTGAAATGACCCATAAAATTGAGAAGGATTTTCTTGCCATCTGCAGGGATCACGATCTGGAAGAAGATTATTATCCTTTTGTGGCTCTCCTTACTGCATTAAAATTGGTAGCCGCTGGAAAGAAGATGTCTCTTCTAGACCAGAAGATCGGGATTGCCCTTACCATTTACTACTATATAGCCGGTGCAAAGACAATTCCGTATCCACAGGAAGATTGAGCAGGAGCCTGAGGCGACTTGAGGTTAGATATGGCGATGATTCAGTTTTCCTGAACTATTATGTGAGAAGGGAGTGGGATTCTCCCCCTCCCTTCAACTCTCCCCCTATGGCGATAGGTCGCCTTCGGGACGGGCGAGCGTTCCTCCGGCTCCAAACAAATTTTTACAAGTGGAAAATATGTGACAATTTTGCCGAATCCTAATTTGGTTTTCTCCCGGCTGAGGCAACCGAAGGGCTTCGCCCTTTCGAAACCTACGGGCGACCTTCGGTCACCGGTTCATTTCATGAAATGTTTTTTTTCTAAGGGTAGCGTCCGGACCGGGTTATCGCGATTGCGCAAATTCGCGTAGCGAATTTAAGCACTGGGCTGCCCCAGAGGGGCTTATGCCCGAACAATGACCAAAAAATCAGGAATTGTTGTAAACTCACGCTTTAATTATCTCCGCGGTGCATAATTATCCCAACGGTGTGAATAGTGGCGTGCGGAAAAAGAATATACAAACATCTCTTCGGTCCCGTTCCTTCGAGGAGGCTCGGGATCTCTCTCGGGATCGATCTCATACCTCATAAGACGTGCAGCTACAACTGCATATACTGCGAGTGCGGGAAGACGACGAATCTTACCTCTGAACGCCGCGAATATGTCCCGACTGCGGAGGTTATCGAAGAGCTGGATTCATACCTTTCGGAATCGCCGCGGCTGGATTATATTACATATTCCGGTTCAGGCGAGCCGACGCTTCACAGTGGCATCGAAAAGATCACCCGTTTTATCAAGGATAATTATCCGGGCTACAGGGTTGCGTTGCTTACGAACGGAAGCCTCTTTTTTGATAAAGGGGTCCGTGATGAGATGAAGGATATCGATGTGATTATTCCTTCGCTGGACGCCGCAACGGATATAGGGTTCATGAAGATAGATCGTCCGTGCAGTTCGCTGAAGGTCGAAGAGATCATATCGGGTCTCGTGGAGCTGAAGAAGGAGTTTTCGGGCGAATTTTGGCTTGAGATCTTCGTTGTTCCTGGACTGAACGATACGGAGGAGGAGCTCGCTGCATTATCGAAAGCGGTGCACAGGATTGCGCCTGACAGGGTTCAGCTGAATACCCTCGACCGTCCGGGTGTCGTCGACTGGATCAGGGCGGCGACTCAAGAGGAACTGGAGAAGTTCGCTGAAGGTCTTGGTTATGAGAGGACGGAGATCACCGGGAGACCGTCGTCGAGATCGGGAGTAGAGAGCTTCTCCGGCGATGCGATGGAGTGCATTATTCAGACGATCTCACGCCGTCCCTGCACTGTGGAGGATCTCTCGTCCATTCTCGGGATGCACCCGAACGAGATCAATAAATATATCCAGCTTTTGATTGAGGAAGGACGGGTTGCGGAGAAGAGGGAGGAGAGAGGGATCTTTTTCGTTAGTGTTGAGTGACGGAGTGGTCTTTTTATTTTGAGAAGGGAGTGGGATTCTCCCCCTCCCTTCAACCTTCCCCCTGTGGCGATAGTCACCGACCGAAGGGCTACCGCCCTTTCGAAACCCAGGGCGACATCCGGTCACCAGTTGTGAAAATTAGTATTTGAAGGATGGGCAAGCATCCCTCCGGCTCCGGTTCAACAACTTATTTTTGTCTTCCCGGCCGAGGCTACCCGGATGGGTAGCGTCCAGGCCGGGTTATCGCCATTGCGAAAGTTTGCGCAGCAAACTAAGCACTGGGTTGCCCCGTAGGGGCTTATGCCCATCCACGAATCTCTGAAGAGTCTTAATAAAAAAAAGAGAACTCAAATTTTATTTTTTGTCTTTTTCCATGTATTCCCTGATCTTCTTCTCTTCCCATTCGTCACCCATTATTTTGGAGTGCCCGAAGACACGCCATGCATGTCCCAGGACAGCCAGTCCCCAGAAGAAGGTCACCCAAAGGAACCAGTAGTAGCCGGAGTACGTCAGGAGGTTGATTGAAATGAGCATGAGATTGACGCATATGTATGCGGCGAGATGAGAGTAGAATCCTCTCAGTTCCGCTACTTTCTCCTTCGCCTTCCGGTATGATTCGTCATCAGTCATTTTTCCACGACAAAGAATCGGAGGAAGAGAATATAATACATTATGCTGCGTTCCGGGAGGACTTCTCATGCAATATTGCAGATTCCTGCTGCTGCCAAATAAAACCCTTAAATAACCAAAAAGATCAATATGTTATGCTGATTACAGCACGCTTTGCCCAGTTAGTGTAGTGGCCTATCATGCAGCCCTGTCACGGCTGCGACACGGATTCGAATTCCGTACTGGGCGTTTTTGTTTTCTTTTTTGTTAATTCATAAAATCAAATAGAAAAATTCATCGATCATAGAATCGTATCGCGATACAATGGCAAAGAATACAGGAAGCGGTTCGAGGAAAGGCGCTGTCAGGGACAGGTCGCAGGTTAAGAACCCGAAAACCGGATTGTATACGAAAAGAGGTTCTGATGGGAAATTCACGGATGTCAAAACAACCGGTGGGAAATTTAAAGGCGTAAGGAAAGAGTGATCGTTGTCTGAGATGGAACGGAATTTTCCAGTTCTTTTGTTTTTTATAATCTGATTTATTCGAAATTTTAGAATTCATTTGAAGGCTGCCCGGAAGGGCAGCACTATCTTCAGCGCGAAGCCCTGAGGTCAGGGCGTGTTCGCGAAGCGAACTGCGCAAGGGTTGCCTTAGGATGGGATTTTTTCATTTTGAGAAGGGCGAGGGATTCTCCCCCTCCCTTCAACCCTCCCCCTGTGGCGATAGGTCGCCGTCGGGATGGACAAGCATCCCTCCGGCTCCAAGAAATATTATTAATCCGAAATTAATTTGAAAAATATCAGTGTGTTTTGATTTTATTCTCCTCCCGGTCGAGGCTACCCGAATGGGTAGCGTCCAGGCCGGGCTATCACGAGATCGCAAGTTTCGCAGAAACTTGCGTCGGGCTGGCCCGCAGGGGCTCATGCCCTATTAAGTTAAAAAAATTCTCTTAAAGCACTCCTGCAAAATTTATAATCGCTGAAAATGAATCTGTTCTTAAAGGACATTGTTATCAGGTAAAGGAAGTGAAGCGGTGGATAAAAGCGAGGTGATCCTGGATAAAGAGATCTTTGAAGTGTTGTCATCCGACAAAAGGATCGATATACTCAAGTCTCTGAACACAAGACGGAAGACGAATTCGGAGCTTGCAAGAGAATTTTCTTTGCAGGAATCCACAATGCATCACCACCTGATGAAGCTGGAGGAAACAGGGCTGATACAACCTGTCGATTCAAAGAACAAATGGATCTATTACGAACTCACGGCGAAAGGGGATGCTATATTAAATCCTGATAAGGATACCCGGTTTACGATTCTTATCTCATCTTTACTCACTTATATTGCAGCGTTTGCCGCGTTCTTTACATATATCTCAATTCCAAAATTATGTTCAAAGCCCTTCGACCAGGGCATATTGGAGAGCCTGATGAGGCATCTGGCGACCAGCCCTTTTCTTTCTCTTTTCGTGATCTGCCTTATCATTGCAATTGCCCAGACGATTGTATTGGTATTCTATTTTCTCAAAAAGAAGAATTACATTTAAAATTTATGATTATATTAGCTTTTCATCGAATCTTTTTGATTGTTTTATATTAGCCAGTCCCGTACCTGGTATTTACAGGAAGCGTATTTTATGGAGATCGAAAACTGGTTCCGGCACAGGGAAAGGATATTATGAGTAAAATATCCTGTCTGAATTTGTTGATTGTATTCTTTCTGGTTTTGTGCCTGTCCGGGGCGGCTTCCGGGTATGAACTGAGAAATAAATCATATCAGATTGTGTCGGAGGACTATACCGAATACCTCATTGCCGCCTATGGAAACGTTCCGGTATACGATCAAAACGGTGAGGTCGTCGACACCGGTATAATCAAAGATCTGCCCGACAAAAGAGCGCTGAATGACTGGTATGGTGATATCGATCTGATTGTTGAAGATACACATCCGGATATGGAGGCGTACTACTATCCCGAAGGACCTGTTCTCTCTTACGGTTATGATCGCCTGGGAACTGTCCGTGTAGGAATCGATGAGGAAACGGATATCGACCGGGAAACGACGGACAAAATCTACCGGGTTATAAGTTCAAAGGCGTCCGAATCGGGTATTGATGATGTCCCGGTCATTTTCGTATCCGAGCCGATTCCTGATATAGGGATGCCCTATAAACCTGAATGGGTCTGGGTCATCCTGGGAGTGAAAAACACGGTTCGTGACCTTTTCGGGACGAACATTTTTGCCGCGGCATAAATCTGACCTTCTTCATTTTTGTCTACCACCAGCCTCCGGAATAAACCCTCTCGGTCAGCTCCGGACCCTCAGCCTCCGGGGAATTCACCTTCGAACCGACGGCGTAGACCTCCGTCTCTTCTGCAGGGTATGGCCTGAGCATAGCGAGATAGTCGTCCTGTGAAAGTCCGGGGGAGAGCCATCTCCTGCAATCCTTCCCAGACAAGATCGCCGGCATCCTGTCGTGAACCTGCTTTACCTCGGCGTTTGCCCCCGCCGTTATGATGCAGCAGGAGTTCCTCCCGTCGCCCTCCGGTGCGGTCCATGTATCGTAGATTCCCGCGAATGCGATCAGCGGCCGGTCGAAATGGATGTAGTAGGGAACCTTCCTCGTGCCTTCGTGTCTCCACTCGTAGAATCCGTTCGCAGGAATGAGGCATCTGTGTTCCCGGAAGTTGTCCCTGAAGGCCGGTTTTTCGGTGAGCGAATCGGAGCGGGCGTTGATGAGCCATGCTCCCGATTCGTCGTTCTTCTTCCAGAATGGGACAAGGCCCCATTTAGCGAAGACGACTTCAGGGTTTTCGTTTCCGTCCTGGCAGACGACCGGGATGCTTCTTCCCGGCGAGATGTTGTAGGAAAGAGGAAGGATCGGAAGCGGGTTGAAATTTCTGTGTACGTCCTCGAACCCTTCCGCATTGAAGAAAGCGAACCTCCCGCACATGACCTTATCTCTTATTCCTTCCGGGAAATACCTTTTCTTAATCGACGAGAAAACGAACCCGATCTCCCTTTTCCTGATTATGATCCAAACCCCAGAATAACAAAAACAACAATATTGAACTGAAGATCACTGGAAAAAAAACGAAACTACCCAGACAGGTCGTGAGGAACTTTACGGTGAATTAATTTTGGGGGGCAAAATTACGAAAATAAGAGGGAGTTCTGCAACATTTAGTTGAGCAGAAATCTCCATTTATTTTTTCACAGTTCAGACCCTCACAACTCCTGCCTTTGGGTCATATTACTCACAAAAGATAAAAAAATTATCCCTGGCACAGACCGCAGCCGGGATTAATTCCAGAACCTGTGAGTTTTGATATAATTTCTCTCTGCTTTAAGGATTTCAAGATAAAACTGGTCGCCGTTTGCAAACGTCCCGATAATTCTTGAAGCAGTGTCGGGCCCCACGCCCCTTGCAGCAAAAGCGCGGACGGCTTTCTTCCCGCTTGAAAGAACTATGTTTGCGTTCCGGAGCATCTTAACCTCGACAGCCCGGTCCTCAGCGGACTTATCTTTCCTCCGGACGGTATCGATCATGTGCTCCTCGTACGGCTTAAGCGCGGCGATCAGCCTTGCGCCGCATACCGGGCATACAATATCATCGTCGGGAACTCTCGAAACCACCGTCTTGCTCTTCCACTTCCGGCAGTTCATGCAGAAGAGAATAATATTATCGTTCTCGATCCTCCTTTTGACGGCATTGATTACGGCCTTGTCTGTGGCAGGAGGAGGGATCATGTCCCTTGATGAAGTGAGCCCCTCGCGGCCTAGTGCGGAGAGCGGAGCGATCTGGATATCGATATCCCCGGCCACTAACCTCTTTACGATAAGTTCCGCACACGCCACGTCCATGTAATCGGAGAAGAGCTCCCTGAACGCCTCCTCCTGTATCGCGGTCCCTTCGAAGAGATCGATCAGTTTGTGCATACTGAACTTCTCGTAGTCCGCATCCGCATCGATCGCACCGAATTTCTTGGCGATCTGAACCACCTTCCACCTGAATATGGCAGTTCTCTTGAGGGCGATCTCGAGAAGTCCGCGGATGTGATCCGGATCGATCGAGTTTATCGTTTCAAGAACATCTACCGCACCGATCTCCCTCGGGAGCCTCAGCAGTATCCTGTATGCACCGATCTCGACCCCTACCGTCGTCCCGAATCTTGCGCTGAGAAGGATGGAGATCAACCGCCCGAGGGCTTCGTTCGCCTTGTGCCCGCCGCAGAGATTCATCACGACACCTTCGTCGTAGTGCTCGATCGTCATCAGCCGGTCGGATGCCACCGGTGACCTGGCGTGATCCATTCCGTCAAGGAACTGAAGGATGAAATTCTCCGAAACCTTGTCGGCATCGTACTTGCCGAGCTTCCTCTTCCGGCGGATGCTGCCGCTCTCCTGCGCAACGGCATAGGGAACAGGAATCTGCTCGCCTTCCCACGACGGCAGTTCGCCCCTCATCTTCACCGCGGGTTCGACCTTCACCATCCCGTCCTCGATCGCGAGAACCTGCCACAACTGGCCCTTGGTGACGAACACCGCACCTGTATGAATCCAGCTTATGACAAACGACTCGTCCAGCGTCCCCACGGTCCGGCGGGTCAGGATATCGAAGATCTTCACCTTCTTCTCGTCATGGATCATCGAGAGGTTGGAGTACATGTACTTCCTGCACCGTCCGGTGCGTATGACCGTACCCGCATCGCGGCGGATCATCCTGTGATATTCGAGCTGCGAAAGCACCCTGTCGAGAAGCGGTTCGAAACCATTGAATACCGCAGTCTTGCCAAGAATTTTCACGATCCTCTCTTCGGGGATCTCACCATATTCAAGCGCCATCGCAGATACCTGGTTCGCAATAACGTCGGCGGCATTCTCCGGGATCACCACGTCTTCGCACTCGTTCGATGTCGCCTTCTTCGCAATCACGAGCGACTCGACGAGATCGTCAAAGCTGGTTGCGAGGATAGTCCCCCTTGATACAGTATCCAGCCTGTGCCCCGCCCGCCCGACACGCTGGAGGAGACGCGAGACCTCACGCGGAGAGCCGAACTGGAGGACGTGCCCGATGTGGCCGATGTCGAGCCCGAGCTCCATCGAGGATGTGCAGATCAACGCCTTGATCTTCCGGTTCTTGAACTTCTCCTCGGCCTCGATCCTCACCTCCCTCGAAAGCGAGCCGTGGTGCACCTCGACATCCCCACGATCGAAGAGCTGCTGGCCGAGCGCCTCCGCAGTGGTGCGGGTGTTGACGAAGATCAACACGGATTCGTTCCTGTCGATAAGTTTCGATACGAACTTCGCCTGTGAAGAAAACTCGCCTCCCGCGTACTTCACGTCGATGGAAAGTCTGGGTGCGGAAGGAATGTTGACGAGATGATATGGCCGCTCCCCGCAGAGGAAACGGGCGACATCTTCGGGATTTCCGACAGTCGCAGAGAGGGCGATCCTCTGGAACTCCCCTGCCTGCTCGACGATCCGCTCGAGGGCCACCGAGAGCTGGACTCCCCTTTTGCTTCCGGCAAGTTCATGAATCTCGTCGATAACGACATACCTGACGCTCTTCAGGTGCTCCCTCAGGTTCTTCCCCATGAAGAGTGCCTGCACTGTCTCGGGTGTAGTTATCAGGAGGTCGGGCGGATTTCGCGACTGGCGTGCCCTCTCCGCCTGCGTCGTATCGCCGTGCCGGACACCCACCGTCAGGCCGAGCTCCCCGCACCACCATTTGAGCCTCGAGAGGATATCGCGGTTCAGCGACCGGAGCGGAGTGATATAAAGTGCACGGAACCCTCTTCCCCTGTTCTCATCCCTGAGGAGCTTGTGGAATACCGGAAGCATCGCACTCTCGGTCTTTCCCGTCCCCGTCGGTGCGATGCAGAGCGTATGGTGCCCCTGCATGATCGGCGGTATCGCCTCCTCCTGTGTATCGGAGAGTTCGTCGAAGCTCCTTTTGTCGAGAAGCTTCCGGATCTCCGCATCAAGCATATCAATCGCTTTTGGCAGCGATGATCCCTCCTATGGTATCGATATATGTCCCGTCCGCGAGGAAGACGTCGGCGGTCTCCTCTTTAATGCACCTCGAAAGAGGACTCAGCCCGCTCTTCTTCATTTCGCAGACGTCCATTCCTCCCGCAAGCTCGAAGAATGCCGGGGCGAAGAGGACGCGGGTTCCCGGCCGGAGACCCTTCATATCGAGCAATTCATCGTCTATCTCCGCGAGAACAAATGACGGGACGCCTCTCATGAAGCAGCCGACTTCGTCATAGAGATGAACGACAGGGTGGTGGTGTCCTACGACGATCAGGCCGCCGGTAATCTCAGGAGACGGGAACGTGTGCCCGTGCATGTAGCCGGTATTTCTGATCATGCAGCCTGTCTTCGGGAGAAGTTCGTCTTTGCGAAGAAACAGCTCGATCCCCACGTCGTGGTTTCCGGGAAGAACCTTCAGGTCGATCTTCGCCCTGATCGCATCCAGGATCTCGGGCATCTCCCTCTTCTCCTGCCACGATGTGACCGGAACAGAATCCTTCACGTCCCCGAGTAGCAGGAGGAGATCAGCGCCCGAGACATCTATACAGTCAAGCAGCCTCCTGAGCCTTCCCGGGGTGTTGCTCATGATATGAACGCCCTTCCTGGACAACTCGGACTCCGCCCCGAAATGCGTGTCGGCTACGACAAGTATCCTCAGGTCGTCCTCTTCGACGACAAACGCAGGGCCCTCCGGGAGAAATTCGGGTTTCATACTACTGATCCACAAAAAATAAAATAACCAAACGGCTACAGCCGCCTTATGTACCCGCCGGCAGGGAGATAGCACTCGCCATCCTCCACGAGCGATTCTATTGTTCTTTTTATATCCGTTTCGCTTAGTCCGGACGATTTACAGGTATTTACCAGATCTTCGACCAGCATTCCCTTTTTCCCTGAATGGATATCGATAATCTCCAGTATCTTCTCTGAATAATCCTGGCTCCCGGAAGAACCCTCCTCCCCTGAAGATGAAGACTCACAGACTGCATCAAGGACACGCCCGGCAAGGCCGGCGTAACGGCACATCTCCTTTAAGTCCGGTTTCGCATTTTCATTATCGAGAGATGCCTCCATCCTCCTGATAGTATCCCGGAGGACCGCACATGCCCACGAATCCCGGGCACTCCTGTCTACGGGAATTACCGCTTCGGCAATAATATGCATCCCGCCGCCAGCCACCGCCCTTCCTGTAACCGCAACGAACGAGGGAATCTCTGCTCCTGCAAGAGATCTGCCTGTTGATGAATCCTTCTTCCCGCCGTCCACGAGGAAGACGCCTGTCGGATCTGAAATTCGTGCCGTGACCTTACCTGAAACACGGGATGTTTCAACTCCGGAAACAGCTCCTGCAACACTGACCGTATCGAACACCTCCCCGAGAGGCGAGATGCAGTCGCCGGCACCGGCGCCATGCTCTGCCGATTCGTTGAATTCAAAGGCGAACAGCTCTTTTGCAGGATGCAGCATACTTAAAATAAATCTCCGGAGTTACAAATAAAATCTTACCCGTCATGCAATAATAGGATCGATGATGCCATAATAAATCAAAACAAAACCTAAAGACATTGCCTGAATAATACAGCATTAATACACCACTAATACACCACTGATACAGCATTACCTTTTGAGAGGTCATAGCGGATGGACGAGAACAATACGATATGGACGGAAAAATACAGGCCGAAGACTCTTGACGACGTTGTCGGGCAGAAGGAGATCGTCGCACGCCTGAAATCATATGTCAAAACCGGCAGCCTCCCACACCTCCTCTTCACGGGCCCGGCGGGGATCGGCAAGACAACCTCTGCGGTCGCCCTTGCAAGAGAGTTCTTCGGGGAGAACTGGCAGGTCAACTTCAGGGAACTGAACGCATCGGACGAGAGGGGAATCGACGTGGTACGAAACCAGATCAAGCAGTTCGCACGGACGGCGCCGATGGGCGGTGCGGAGTTCAAGATCCTCTTCCTCGACGAGGCCGACGCACTCACGAACGATGCGCAGGCGGCGCTAAGGAGAACGATGGAGAACTATGCATATACGTGCAGGTTCATCCTCTCGTGCAACTACTCCTCGAAGATCATCGACCCCATCCAGAGCAGGTGCGCACTATACCGCTTCAGGCCGCTCGACAGGGAGGCGGTAACAGAGGAACTCAACAGGATCGCAAAGACCGAAGGGCTCAGCATAACCGAAGACGCCATGAGTGCAATTATCTACGTCGCACAGGGCGACATGAGGAAGGCGATAAACGCACTCCAGGGCGGAGCGATCATAAGCCCTGAGATAAAAGAGGAGATGATCTACGAGATCACGTCGACCGCAAGACCGGACGAGATCAGGGAGCTTCTCAGTATAATAATGGACGGCAACTTTAATGCCGCGGAGCACAAACTAAACGGACTCATCACGGGGAGGGGGATCGCCCCGCTCGAACTTCTCAACCAGTTCTACAGGACTCTTATAGACAACCAGGAGATCGACAGAAAGATGAAGGTCGAGATGATCAGCCATCTCGGAGATGCTGACTTCAGGATCAGCGAGGGGGCGAACCCGAACATCCAGATGGAAGCCCTGCTTGCAAAGTGCATTCTCAGTGCAGAGAACAGCGTCAAATAAGGACGGAGAACCAGGAGGTTAACAGGTGGCCGAAGAAGAAGAGGTAAAGATAACCGACAAGGCGGGAGACTGGAACCGCTTTTTAAAGAAGCATTACAAGGCGGAGCTCGGCGAGATCGCAAGGGAGTTCCCGCACAAAAAATCCCTTATAATCGACTACCGCAAGCTGGAGAAGCACGGAAAAAAAGGTCTTGAACTCGCGGATGAACTCCTCAGGAATCCCGGAAAAGTCATCGAGGATGTCAGGGATGCGGTAAAGAACTACAACCTGATCTTTACCCGGGACGAAGAGGAAAAGGCCGACTTCATTAACATCCGTTTCACCGGGCTCCCGAAGAAGGTCGCGGTAAGGGACATCAGGGCGGACGATATCAATACCTATATCTCGGTCGAGGGTATCGTCAGGAAGGTCACCGAGGTCCGGCCCCGCCTGACCTATGCCGTCTTCCGGTGTCTC from Methanolacinia petrolearia DSM 11571 encodes:
- a CDS encoding ArsR/SmtB family transcription factor gives rise to the protein MDKSEVILDKEIFEVLSSDKRIDILKSLNTRRKTNSELAREFSLQESTMHHHLMKLEETGLIQPVDSKNKWIYYELTAKGDAILNPDKDTRFTILISSLLTYIAAFAAFFTYISIPKLCSKPFDQGILESLMRHLATSPFLSLFVICLIIAIAQTIVLVFYFLKKKNYI
- a CDS encoding DEAD/DEAH box helicase; translated protein: MLDAEIRKLLDKRSFDELSDTQEEAIPPIMQGHHTLCIAPTGTGKTESAMLPVFHKLLRDENRGRGFRALYITPLRSLNRDILSRLKWWCGELGLTVGVRHGDTTQAERARQSRNPPDLLITTPETVQALFMGKNLREHLKSVRYVVIDEIHELAGSKRGVQLSVALERIVEQAGEFQRIALSATVGNPEDVARFLCGERPYHLVNIPSAPRLSIDVKYAGGEFSSQAKFVSKLIDRNESVLIFVNTRTTAEALGQQLFDRGDVEVHHGSLSREVRIEAEEKFKNRKIKALICTSSMELGLDIGHIGHVLQFGSPREVSRLLQRVGRAGHRLDTVSRGTILATSFDDLVESLVIAKKATSNECEDVVIPENAADVIANQVSAMALEYGEIPEERIVKILGKTAVFNGFEPLLDRVLSQLEYHRMIRRDAGTVIRTGRCRKYMYSNLSMIHDEKKVKIFDILTRRTVGTLDESFVISWIHTGAVFVTKGQLWQVLAIEDGMVKVEPAVKMRGELPSWEGEQIPVPYAVAQESGSIRRKRKLGKYDADKVSENFILQFLDGMDHARSPVASDRLMTIEHYDEGVVMNLCGGHKANEALGRLISILLSARFGTTVGVEIGAYRILLRLPREIGAVDVLETINSIDPDHIRGLLEIALKRTAIFRWKVVQIAKKFGAIDADADYEKFSMHKLIDLFEGTAIQEEAFRELFSDYMDVACAELIVKRLVAGDIDIQIAPLSALGREGLTSSRDMIPPPATDKAVINAVKRRIENDNIILFCMNCRKWKSKTVVSRVPDDDIVCPVCGARLIAALKPYEEHMIDTVRRKDKSAEDRAVEVKMLRNANIVLSSGKKAVRAFAARGVGPDTASRIIGTFANGDQFYLEILKAERNYIKTHRFWN
- a CDS encoding radical SAM protein; translated protein: MACGKRIYKHLFGPVPSRRLGISLGIDLIPHKTCSYNCIYCECGKTTNLTSERREYVPTAEVIEELDSYLSESPRLDYITYSGSGEPTLHSGIEKITRFIKDNYPGYRVALLTNGSLFFDKGVRDEMKDIDVIIPSLDAATDIGFMKIDRPCSSLKVEEIISGLVELKKEFSGEFWLEIFVVPGLNDTEEELAALSKAVHRIAPDRVQLNTLDRPGVVDWIRAATQEELEKFAEGLGYERTEITGRPSSRSGVESFSGDAMECIIQTISRRPCTVEDLSSILGMHPNEINKYIQLLIEEGRVAEKREERGIFFVSVE
- a CDS encoding replication factor C small subunit gives rise to the protein MDENNTIWTEKYRPKTLDDVVGQKEIVARLKSYVKTGSLPHLLFTGPAGIGKTTSAVALAREFFGENWQVNFRELNASDERGIDVVRNQIKQFARTAPMGGAEFKILFLDEADALTNDAQAALRRTMENYAYTCRFILSCNYSSKIIDPIQSRCALYRFRPLDREAVTEELNRIAKTEGLSITEDAMSAIIYVAQGDMRKAINALQGGAIISPEIKEEMIYEITSTARPDEIRELLSIIMDGNFNAAEHKLNGLITGRGIAPLELLNQFYRTLIDNQEIDRKMKVEMISHLGDADFRISEGANPNIQMEALLAKCILSAENSVK
- a CDS encoding SOS response-associated peptidase, with the protein product MCGRFAFFNAEGFEDVHRNFNPLPILPLSYNISPGRSIPVVCQDGNENPEVVFAKWGLVPFWKKNDESGAWLINARSDSLTEKPAFRDNFREHRCLIPANGFYEWRHEGTRKVPYYIHFDRPLIAFAGIYDTWTAPEGDGRNSCCIITAGANAEVKQVHDRMPAILSGKDCRRWLSPGLSQDDYLAMLRPYPAEETEVYAVGSKVNSPEAEGPELTERVYSGGWW
- a CDS encoding metallophosphoesterase, whose product is MKPEFLPEGPAFVVEEDDLRILVVADTHFGAESELSRKGVHIMSNTPGRLRRLLDCIDVSGADLLLLLGDVKDSVPVTSWQEKREMPEILDAIRAKIDLKVLPGNHDVGIELFLRKDELLPKTGCMIRNTGYMHGHTFPSPEITGGLIVVGHHHPVVHLYDEVGCFMRGVPSFVLAEIDDELLDMKGLRPGTRVLFAPAFFELAGGMDVCEMKKSGLSPLSRCIKEETADVFLADGTYIDTIGGIIAAKSD
- a CDS encoding 2TM domain-containing protein; translation: MTDDESYRKAKEKVAELRGFYSHLAAYICVNLMLISINLLTYSGYYWFLWVTFFWGLAVLGHAWRVFGHSKIMGDEWEEKKIREYMEKDKK